Below is a window of Pocillopora verrucosa isolate sample1 chromosome 6, ASM3666991v2, whole genome shotgun sequence DNA.
CAGTTGTCAAAAGCTTACAAACTacttcatttcctttatttctctgAGGAAGTTTGATAAATTAAaaggccaatttttttttttttttgggaaatgtCTCCTTTTGCATTGCTAGAAGGAATAGAGTGCAGACTCAATGCACATACCAGTCTTTCGCCAAAGCAGTGTTAAACAGGTTTTATTCCAAGTATATTAAGAATATTAATGAACTTCCCTTCCGAATATATAGCTCAAATATGGGCTTTGCCAGTGTCAAAGTGCATTGCTTGAAAAGTGGGTTTGTGAATAAATTCTAAGCAGTGTGCATCAATTATCACCTTATCTTAACCACAAAGCCATTCTTTATACTGTTTATAACACTCGAGATATCTGTATCTTGCTTTGTCGATCATGAAAAACTTAAGGGCAGACACACAAATAGTTTTTTGGTAATTACTCAACAAATATAGCAAAATCCATAGGATTATGCAAATCTCTCATAAATCATTGTGACCTGATGGAATTGAAGCTAACATTTACtcttaaaaaattgtgaaatttagGTTTAAAAATATACCTGTTGTGATGTAAATTTCGTGAGACCCAAACTTATGAAAGGTCAGACTGTTTAGCCGCAAAATTACCCTCTGTCATGTGAAACTTCAGTGGTTTTGCTCTGAGGTTGGGATGACTGTTTTTACTGGTTGCTTGAATATAATGTCAGAAGTTTCTTGTATCTGCGTTTTGTAAAGGTGTAAAGTATGAATTCAAATTACGGGTACTTGTTTGAGTTTGTTTTATTATATTCTTGGTATTCTAAAGTTCTTTCAAAGTTATggctgtttccttttttttgtggcagtattgttatattttttttcatatcacaaAATGTATCTGTGAACCAGGATCCAGAATATTACTTCAGGAGCTGTAATATTCTCAATTGGTCCAGGAACTGAGAAGTTTGTAGAATTTGGCCGCTATTATAGAGTTGGGATCCCCCTGATTAGCACAGTTTTCCGGAGGTGGTCAAAATTTCCTTCCTAATTACTTTTGCCCATAACAACATACCAGTGAAATCCtttattttcaatgtttgtaattttttttttctagaaatgaTCAGAAATGTTGcaattctttttcttcattttttgcATAAACAAGATATGagtaacataattttttttttttcgttttgtaattttttttttaatgttcagaaatgttgcagttttcttttcatttttggcTTCAAACATCACATGTATAacatcttttttaaatttttgtaattatcTTTTTCTAGAATTGATATGGAATGAACATATGCCTGAAAGCAAAATAATGATGTTAATTTTGAAGTATGATTTACATCGTTTACAATAGGCTCATTTgctttaaagaaatatttcttcatcTGGATTTGAATAAAACATTGTTATTATCAAAATTGTCTGGACTTGCAGACATCACAGGTGATTGTCACCTGTCCATTGTTCACCTAATTTGAGACTTGTCTTAAATGGCATTGTTAATTTCTTGCAGCAAAAAGGTTTTTCAGTGATAATTGATTTCTGAATTTTCTACCCTGAATTTAATAGTAACAATACAATTCTTCCCTGGATTATAAACTGGCTTTGCTGAACCTTGGTGTTAGAAGAGTCTACATCCTTACTAAAAGCAaactgtaattttcttttctaatagTTAATACTGTTTCAAGTGAAAATGAATAGCAGCAGACATATACAGAGCTGTGAAGTGACCAAGTTAATGCCCACCACTTTTAGTGTCACTGAAGTTGAGAATTGTTTTGGTATATACCATGCCATGAACCAAGAAATTAGTTTAATTCTTTCAGTATACcaaaaatggttggaaattgaACTCTTGTCATCCAGTTTGATGTCATCAGCTGCTCTCTGAGATAATAGCACTTGCTGTATAATCACTTTTGGGCTAGCCAATTGGCGTAGGGGAAAAGAACTATTCATTTGTGTGGTATGTATTAGCTCTTAATATTTCAGTCTGTGGAGAGCTGGACCCATTGTGCGGAAGTAATGTTATTTAAGTTAAGAACAATCTGTCAAACCTCATAATTATGAAATAGTATTTGTTTAGCTGCTACAAGATGTTTTTGATAAATTGGTTCATAACTGGCTGCTGTCCTCTGTTTTgtgtaaattttaaatcaaatttaataattttgctgggaaaaggtaacatttttgGTGATTTATGTGGGTTGAACAATAGACATGGCAGTGATGCTAAAGAAGGattatcatttaaaaatgtGATGGATGTATGGTCTGAAATGAGTAGGCAATTAATTGAATTATGTTTGTGTAACAAGCTTGGCATGTTACCATGCACTTCccccagaaaaaaattgagatttgaAACTTTGCAAGATGCAATTTTAAGCATTTTGAGACATAAATAGGTAACTTTTTTTGGCCAGATATTGAGGATAGAATAATTTCCTAAATATGTGTTTTCTGTCTTAAATCACAATTCACAAAGAGGGTGGCACAAAATGAACTGGCAGCCAGTGGGTTGTGACTTCCTACTGGCATCAAATGACAACCTTGGTAAAGATCCTAAGACATGACAATGAGCATGTAGCACTGCATTTGGCTGAATGGGTCTTGGATTGTTTTCTTAAATGAGAAGTGTGCTTCGGAAACATCCTAATTTAAACTATATTTGAATGGTTACTATTTTTCTTGGGTTAAGATTCCACATAGTCACATAACCTTTCCAGAATTGTCTTTTAATGTGATTTATATTCAACTGTTCATGTTCCTTCTGACGTGTCATTCCCAAGTGCTTAAACAGATCACCAAGAAATGGGAAAAAGGGGAGTAAGTCtctgttaacccttaaattccaaAGATCCAACAAGAAATTCTCCCTTTAAAGTCCCttacatttccttataaatttaACAAGAGAATTACGTGTTCTATCTACTTAGTATAAGGAAACGTTACTCGTTATCCACTTCAGAGAGTTGAAGGGTGAAATCATGGGTATTTGGCCAGGTTGCTGAATTAGGTTGATACTTTATTGGACACTTAAACTCACTTAAACTCAGTCTGTGACATAATCTTGCAATTACCATTTAAGGGAGCTTGTAAAGTGATGTTGTTTTTAAAGCATTCTTCTGTCGTAATGCCTTTTATGTCtctaatgtttttttcctcatttatCCAGCACACTTCCAATCCTTGATCAAGGAATCCCACGAATCACTGGATGCTTACTTCAAGAAAGTCTACGTTCACTACTACTCCCAGAACAGCAAGATATTCTCAGATTTTTATGCAGAATTAATGAAATATTATGAGGGAGAGTCCAGCTCTGACATGAAAACAATCttaaacaaactgttcaaaatTCTCATGCAAAAAATGTTCCAGATCATGCATGCTCGTTTCCAGTTCAGCAATTCTTATCTGGAATGTATACCGAAGCATATGGATCAGCTAAAACCTTTTGGGAATTATCCAGAAACGTTAACCTCTGAGTTGagaagtgttttaatttttgcaaaggCCCTTACaaaagcacttgatgatgttcATGATGTTTTCATCATGCTTGAGAACTCAATTTCTTCTAAAGACTGTCAGGATCAACTCATCAAGCTGAAATACTGCTCCTGGTGCAAGGCTTTGACATCATTAAAACCTTGTCATCAGTTTTGTATGGATGTACATAAGGGTTGTTTGGCTGACATAGCAAAGGTGAACAATCAATGGCAACGCTACCTGGCGGCAGTGAACGAACTTTTTGAGAAGCTTTCAGGGGTATACAATATTGAAATTATCCTGTCCAAAGCGCACATCAAGATGTCATTGCCATCATGAATTTCCAAGAACCAACTGTGGCTAAAGCTGTCGAGGAAAGggtaaattaaaattctttcttttcgtcCCCTTATTTTTACTGGAGGTTTCTCCTGAATTGTTGTATCTCACAGCTGGTCCATGTTTGTGGTGGCTTCATGAGCTCCTTTATTTAGTGGGACAGTTTGTGCCTTTGTATCAGGCAATTCGGTCTATGCCCAGAGGAGATTTCTACCTGATTGCTGTTCACACAAAAAATTGGATCTCTGTTGCTAAGGTCAACAACTAGCATTCCATCAGGTTGAAACGGTAAACAAGGCTatggtttttcattttgtagAACACACTTGTATTGAATTATGCATGATGTGACTTCATTACAAGAGAAACTATTACATCAGTGATTACAACATGTCTACTTGATGCTGATAAATACATGGAAGAGTTGTTAAAACCAAGATTGTGCATTTCAGACTGGAAAGCCTTTGAAATTGAATGAAGATTTATCAATCAGTCTCAGATTTAAGTGACAAGGGAATTTTGAGGGGTATTctgaaatttctccttttttttcagtttttcttgtgTGTCTTTTTTTGGTCTGTGTGCCTTTTTCTTTGATACAAGTGTTTATGATCTTCTTTAGTGTAAATTCTGTTCTCAATAAATGTCCTGTCACCATATGCTGAAAAAGGAAGCCTTGGATTCCCAAACTTAGTTGATTAAACATCATTTTCATGCCCTGGAAATGAGATGCTTTTAAAGAACAGTGTATTTATACATGTCTTTGATGCTGAGTTTTACAGGCTTGCTATTCTAAACTTTCTCAGGTATTCCAAGTATGTGGTAACCCTGAATTAACTAAGAGATCAACAGATGACTTTTTCCTTGAAGGAAACAATCgacaaagaagagaaaatgatgcTGCTTTACCCAAAAAATCAGCAGATGTCACCTTGGAATCGTAAGTTTAGAAATGTGCCATCTCCGTTTTTGGACTAGAAGGGTGATGTTAGTTGAACAGCGAGGAAGCTGTTGTGTCTTCATTTTGAACCACTATTTACAAACTTTATTAAGTTGAATACAGATCTGAagtaaatttaataaataaggGTGCAGGATATCCTAAAAAAAGAAGGGCTTGTCGGAGTGGGATATCCTACATTCTTAAATGCTTTAAATTTAATCAATTGACTTCAGTAGTAAAGCCCACACACACTTATACACTTGCTTTCATACCACAAGGAACATACATAAGCATATACaggcacacacaaaaaaactcaaattattTAAACTGATGACTATTTAATGAGACTTGGTGGCGATCAAAATTatgaattaaattaattaatacATGTCAATATAGAAgcacttcaatttcttttggaCAGATGTAGGCTTCTTGACTTGAAATATTCATCAATAATATTCCAAGTTTTAGGACTTTGGAATTTAATACTGAAAAGGCTTGTAGTTATGAATAAGGGTGCAGCATGAAATGGTACAAAGAGTTCCGTCTTGAACAAACGTTTGTCTTGGAAGACTTTATGTAATCTTGCCTTGggaatttgattacacaaggTGTGATCGCATTTTTGATAGCAGAAATTCCCTCTTCTCTCAGATTAAAAACAGACTTCAAAGCCGTAATGAAAATGGCTGATAACTTTTGGACTTCGCTACCAGACATGTTATGTAGTGACATAGCAGCTGAAAAGAATAACCCCTCAGAGTGTTGGAATGGTGCTGGTAAAGGAAGGTAAATATTTCCTCTTGTTCTGTTACCTTGATCTCATCTCCTTTAtataactagaccctgtgagcagggtaactgggatacctggatggtactggatccgtggaatcaagtgtagtgatactacgcgtgtcggactagtatactgaaatagtgagctcaagtgtGGCCAAtggcatacacctgtctcaaaacataggcatgctatgcatgcaagagttatttttggtagggtgggtggattacttgaagcattgtaagtggtctacattcttacaaaaggaaagaagattattaacgcgggaaagaatgaaaatgtcaaattacctcacacacaggtattttgtggtagattatgtgtgttgtgtgtataaatgtaaccaaaaataaactgtattggtgccatggatacctgttagtacaagatgtagacagcagactgcagaccggatacaaaatatagactgcagagtgggtacaaaatgcagactgagaatctgaagagtttttacatctggtatataataacatgtcatcttacagcttaccgagcgtcacgcaatcgcttttccgcaATCAGacttcacgattatttgcactattgtggaaaattcctggcccatttcttgatgaaaatcgatcgtaatataatttcaagccttcaacatagttggttggtgtgatgtctgtacagattttaccaatgtaattaaagtagatgacgtgaataatagtgatggtaaagcaagcttaaaacggcaatAATCGCCAGAAACTAAAACGGATACAAAACGgagggtatgagtaagttttattgattttacgagaaaaatcttcatatgtaaatcgaccatatttcgttccctatactattccttataacgtgttcaaattttcaacagttccTAGCATAACTCACTCTGAGttacacaacgcgtgacgcgttcgtgaattaatcgttggctttttcttgaGACTTGACCTTGGgttgcctgtgacaagacaattgagtaaacaatacttgacataaaaacattatacacaaaaaacacggggtTTTGGatcatgtttttattaaaaaagaatatccatacaactacaatgaaaacaaatataagattcacctttctgatcgtgaaattaataccattcgcactgttattgtagctacgttccctggcatcaagtgaatccaacatggcgtctttcttcacaagcagtttgcatccatttgaattttgttcttcagtctcacggtagtagtgttgttcaatagattgcatagagtatatgcagtttggtttcagatttcagattttgctttatacaacgagttaacgttttcaactaagacatggcatacttagcatacaagacatacaaggcattcaatgctttcatggctttcaagcgttcgcgattcagtccgttccaaaattaccgctcaataacatctttttgtgtggattggccgcgaacaatacaacttgtgtatgcgtctataagtattttgagcgtttgcgccataatgctccagatgatcgtaatccaaacatgttgaaatacaaaacgactaacaaaagaattttatgggcaaaaatctcgtgttcgtcatgtgacccggccctgtccgtgcatgacaacgtcaatcatcatcaagatagcacgcgtgatcagcatgtgaacacctcattggatcacagttagttgtcatggtgttcGGGGCCCagtgacctctgggtactattgcgcaatttttccattttgtggcggaggaaaaaaaaaaaaaaaaagacgacaaaaaaacaaaggcattttatgactgggctaccacaggtatcccagtaattagCAAGGTGGTAGTGGCAGTAGGGCTACTGAAAAGATGGTTAGACAGGTATGGTCAGATGAAGACTAGAAGCGTAGTAGTTCAATTGTCATGATTGTCAATCAACAGATTGACTCTACAGTTGAGAATGACTTGAAATCATGTAACATTTCATTAACCCCTTcaactccaatgagtgaccaagacagaatttctatTTCAAGCAAGAAATAAGattaagacaaatatcaataGGAGAATCATTGGTTGAACCAATAggaaattctctgaactaacatcagaacaattgtatggaagacaggaaggagaatcagtaatgagatcttaagagtgaaatgtttgctccttacactatcagtacaatatcaagtagacaagtaaagagaataaagaaacatatcaattaggggattattgcttgatccaattccaaattctccaaactaaaatcacataaattgtatggcagagagtaaggagaattaatcatgaaatcttgggagttaaagggttaacaactcATGAACAaaatatctgttttctttttcaaagttacTCAAGCCCTGATGATGGAAAGAATGCCATCGAAGAAAACCAAGCACCATCTGTGTTAAAAGCtagtgaaaaattgaaaaacattgtGAAAATGATTGAGGAATATTCCAATGCTGCAGTGTATGGGGATGAAATAAATATCGTCACCACAGacaatgaggatgatgatgaatcAGGAAGTGGGAGTGGTGATGGAAGTGGAGGCAGTGGAGGCAGTGGAACAAATGAAATACCAATTAGCACAGATGCACCACCTACAGACCCCATCAATGGGGTTGATGGCCttgacaatgatgataatgttgttgggggaggggtgggtggaaACACTCAAGGACAATCAAGGAACTCTGCTTCACAAACTGTAGTTGGAGCATGGTTGTTCTATTCAGCAATTTTATTGTTGTGTTCTTCACTTGTACCATAATGGTATTAATGGAAGTGGGATTCCTGTTATTGCCTACAACACAAAACATTTGCATCATACTGTACAGTACGGAATGGATTGTCTGCACtcagtttctttgaaaagattATTTAGTTTTGATACTGGTCATCAAGGCATTGTCCATGTTATTCAGTGCAAAAATTTCAATCCAGCCATCATCTCAAACTGTGCAAGAAACAAGCTAGActatgaatgaaaaatatcaagcTTTTTATTTGTGAATATGGGAATTTATTTTTACGAAACATGACTGGAATGAATGTTAATTAATTGATTtgtaaagttttaagtttgcacAACTATTTGAAAAATCAGTAGTTGTTTTTTCACTTCAAATTCCTGCTCAAAATGAACTTCAGTTTGCTACAGTTATCATAAGCTCTTACAAATAGTCTATGGTATTAAGACTTGACAGAAATTGTATATACAATTGGCCCCTCTTTTGTGGCACTTTGATGCCCAGTGTTGATAGGAGTTAGTTGGAAAGGCTTCAAGTGTCATCTCATATAGTATTTGTTTGGATTTTGTAAAAGAGGGAGCTTTGtgctcaaatttttttaaaactgctttaTTGGACATAGTGTGCCATTTGCTTATACTTTTGGAGCTTTATTAGACACTGGCTGAACTTGAAATGTCATTAAGCTTGTCAAGAGAGGAAGTGCTCCAAATTTAGTTATCAACAACCAGAATATAGAAAAGAAGTAGTTTGTAAATCTATGTCACAGGCACTTGGAGATAAGTGCAAGTAACTTTAAGACTGGTTATGCATTGGGTAAAGTGGTTGGttgtgaaaaatgtgaaagcCTCACATTTTCTTCACTCCTTCCTTGAATGAACAAGTTATCTTGTCAATGGCAGgcttttaaaaataacacaagtGCAATTTGTGAACGAGTTTTAAAAGTAATCATGGATTGCTTTAATTGTAATTGGCATAGCGTTTGGTTAGATCCAGAAAATTGATTGAGTGGTTTCAACAAATGGAACGCAAAACTAACCTAATCATGATTTTTCATTAGTATTCTCCCACGGTTGAAATCGagagtttctttttcatttgagcTCTTTGGGCTTTTGTATACTTCCCTATTATTGTTATGGGCTGTTGTGATTGTGTTTTTTGGTGGTTTTGTAATACTCAATTCAAAGGTGCTCTTAGTGAGAGGGATGTAATCCTTCAGTGGTTCAAACTTGTTTGAATAGAATCAGTGACTAATTTCCACCTTTTGAGTTCAGTACTATTATTCATGTTTGTCTCAACTCTTTAACccccatgaatgaccaagacagaatctctccttacaTCCAAATTGTATTgcagagagtaaggagaattagtgaGGAGATCTAGCGAGTGAAAGACTTAGAAGCTAAGGTGAATATCACTAGAAGCAGGAGTTAAATTGTTAGGACCACTGTTTAAACTGTACTTTtatagagaaaggaaaaaatttatttttctgatcaCTTTGTAACTTGTATGAATTAATACTGGTACCATTTGTGTTTTTTAACAATGGGCATTTGATAGACTACTAAAAGAGAAGTCTTGGTATGTGATTAAGAGCTCCTCATgggcttggtttttttttttttaatgatatttgatATGATCTGTAGAAATTCTTCCTGGTCTTGGATTTGTCAcaatttttaacttgtaaaGAAATCATCTGATGACTTAttgaaattgaaggaaaattttctgtttgaagtattttcattattgtggttagataaatttatattttcaaaagtgGATTCACACACCAAAGTtgcttttccttctttcagTGTTCCActagtatgttttttttctatcaatgTTCAGTACAAAATAATTATCCTGTGACACAGTTGTTAAGTTGGTGTTTCATTATCAATTTCTTGTAAGGGAAATTACTGTATGCAGAGACAATATAACTAGTAATATACAAcagatttcaaataaaaatgacttcCAATTCTGGAGTCAACACATCACTTGCAGTTTGTTAGACTTTTCatgaaagaattgtttttacATGAGATGGGTTTTTGGTAGTCCAAGGGGATTGTCCACAtcttgattaaaaataaccattGTAGTTAATCAACCAAATTTTGAGCTTATAGGCAGCGTAGGCAACGGCAAATGAACACTTTGGTCTGATTCCTGCTAACCGAAGTAATACATCCTCAAGATGTGTTATGAAGCAGGCCTCTCTCATGGGATAAAGCTACATCCTCACTAGGAATCAGCAATGTGTTTGAGAGAGACAATGAAAATGAATGTTCTACCCTCACTGGATTGTTTCTGAACACCTCCATCAAGAAGAAGATGCAATGCAAACTGTGGTTTCGCTAAATGACCTGTATAATACATCTTAGCTGGATAAGCTTGTAGGCATACTTTAATCCTGCTTGTAGCCTTGGACAATTCTAAGTGATGACAATGTATCCATTCATTGAAGCTTCAAACACCCCCACCTCCCCACGCATTGTTAAATTGCAGATTGTTAAAATTCTCTCCCTGACTGATGTACTGGATGTTCAAGATGATAGCCAGAAGTTGTATTATCTTCATAGCTCACTGCAGACAACGGAACAATTATTTACAAAGCATCGTTTCTGGCATAATTACTTTTATTAATAATCACTCATAATTATAATCAATGATTCTACTTTATCATATGTACACCTTAAGAAGAACTTGGTGCCATgtcaaatgcctttttttcttaatcaaaattACGCTTTGAGCTAGCAAACATGTTGGCTGTAAATTTATCAATGTATGTATTAAAAAGTATAGTTTCTAATACTAATTGTACTTAATCATGAAACTGTGTAAATACTTTGCTAATAATTAGCTGGTGAAGGATCGAATTTGAAGCAATTTAAAGTAAGACTGGGaatttttcagtcaaaaaaCTGGTATGGCTAAATGAGAAGCTTTCATTCAATAGCCTGAATCCTTACATCACAATTAACTTAACATTTTAGACTGAAATATATACTAACAAGTACTTTGTAAGCTTGTAACTTGTAGTCTTCACAAAAAATAGAGCCAAGTAAGCTGGGTAATTCAGGCTTGAGCAATATGATCAGGCCTTTAACTTTACGTATCTACAAGGTTAATTCAACTGCATGATGGTTTCACACTTTCAAAAAGGCAATGAAAACTGCACTCTCTTATCTTACCTACTTAATTGCCACAGACTACATCATCTATCACATCTCTactgaaatagaaaataacccttaatgataacaaaattctcgaagaCTCAGAGAAAACTTTGCTATGAGCTAAGCAACTTGAACTGATCActattaattataataataccTTTTaataaattatcattattaaagAATCATTACTACTGTGATTTTATTAATTCTAGCAGCTGTTtccactaaattttttttcaaattttccatggAAAGTCtcaattggaaaaataaataaactgccTTATAACTTTGTTACAGTAGTATACAAGTCAATGCTTAACTTTAGTCATATTCTGTGATGGACTTAGGAACTATAGTCTCGCATGATGGCAGGTCTCCATTTCTCTGTCCTACCCTCAAAGAAAATGCCTCCCCGTTAGTTTCAAGCTATTCTTTTCCCAAACCAAAAGACAATCACTACTTGCCTTAGGTGTAACTAGCTCATTATAGGTCAGCTGACtataacttgaaatcaaataaCTTTTCTCCATGTGCAATCTAACAATTATTCTTTCAAAGTCAGTCCTAATAAGTAATCTTGGGATGCACTGACTCTCAAATGTTTGGTTCCACCACCTCCTCAACCCTTTGGCTAATCAGATGCAAATAAACCCAAACTTAATCCAACATTTCAAAACTTCTGGTATTACCAGGATCTTTGTTCTGATCAGCTGTTGCAATTATATTGTTTTCAATTGGCTTCTGTGATACTCAAGCAATTGCATTTTCTTCTAAAAGAAGCAGCATATTGTAATCTTCCAAGTTACCATATACAAGCTAATAACAAGttcagatttaaaagaaaaaaaatcaatctacTAGCTATTACACTAGGGCCTTTATCATTGACCTTTCTTTCCCTTAAAATTGTTGTCTGGTGAGAAAAGAGCCTCATGGAAAGTAAAAAACATGAACACAAGGGGcaaggaaagagaaaaacaagtGTCTGCAGACTTCTAAGCCACACAATTCACCATCTCTCCAGTAATGAATGACTTTTGAATGAATACTGAACATGAACAAATCATCATATTAGTGTGCAATCTAAAAAAATGACCCATAGAAGTCCACagacaatattttcttttgatctcTCCCTCGTTGCCAACAACAGAGGCTCTGGAAAGGTTAGTTACACTTTGTTTTATACAACAATTTGGAAAGACTTTGAACTAAGCCTTACACTTCTATCTATTGTCTTTGAGAGAAAACTCTGGTGGAGGACCAATTTCTTGTTGTTTCAATTCCATTTGAGGTCAGAGTGACTGCTGAGATGTTTCTATCCTCTCGTGAACCATACCAACAGAAGTAGAGTAAAAAACTGTAGCCATGTGACAGCAAGAGATGACGATGAATTACCCTGAGCTAACACATCACCAGACTTGCGAGTTGATGTAGGG
It encodes the following:
- the LOC131792236 gene encoding LOW QUALITY PROTEIN: glypican-4-like (The sequence of the model RefSeq protein was modified relative to this genomic sequence to represent the inferred CDS: inserted 1 base in 1 codon) — encoded protein: MVSFYVFLVVLATVSSGFGQDNDNEPSCATVKTAYRQKRLTDSDVPQWAVKGDDLRVCPKDNGKQCCSQQMEDRFAVFASEDFDKAVSSKVSEMRRQFHLQEKAFNAHFQSLIKESHESLDAYFKKVYVHYYSQNSKIFSDFYAELMKYYEGESSSDMKTILNKLFKILMQKMFQIMHARFQFSNSYLECIPKHMDQLKPFGNYPETLTSELRSVLIFAKALTKALDDVHDVFIMLENSISSKDCQDQLIKLKYCSWCKALTSLKPCHQFCMDVHKGCLADIAKVNNQWQRYLAAVNELFEKLSGVYNIEIILSKAHIKMSXAIMNFQEPTVAKAVEERVFQVCGNPELTKRSTDDFFLEGNNRQRRENDAALPKKSADVTLESLKTDFKAVMKMADNFWTSLPDMLCSDIAAEKNNPSECWNGAGKGSYSSPDDGKNAIEENQAPSVLKASEKLKNIVKMIEEYSNAAVYGDEINIVTTDNEDDDESGSGSGDGSGGSGGSGTNEIPISTDAPPTDPINGVDGLDNDDNVVGGGVGGNTQGQSRNSASQTVVGAWLFYSAILLLCSSLVP